From the Bacillota bacterium genome, the window ATCCAGAGCAGAGGCGCGGTGGGTGAGGCCTTCGGCTTCTACTTCGATTCCGGAGGGCGCGTGGTGTATGCGACGTCCAGCTTGGGCCTGCGCCTGACCGACCTCAGGCGCGTCGAACGGGTCATCTCCGTGGGCGGCGGGGGGAGGAAGGCGGAGGCAATGGCTGCGGTGTTGAGGAACGGCTTTGCCCACGTGCTTGTGACGGACGAGGGCGCAGCGAGGCGCATGCAAACCATGATACTCGGCAGCAAAGAAGAATGGGAGGTGAATCCCGCCCGTTGAGGCGGGAGCAGATGGCAATCAAGGTAGGCATCAATGGCTTTGGCCGAATCGGCAGACTTGTTTTCAGGGCGGCTATTGGGCGCCCCGAACTTGACGTGGTCGCCTTGAATGACCTGATGGATGCGGAAACCAACGCGCACCTTCTGAAGTACGACTCCGTGCATGGCAGGTACCATGGGAACGTCAAGGCAGGAGACGGGCACATCGAGGTGGACGGTAAGCGGGTTCAGGTCTTTGCAGAGAAAGACCCTGCGATGCTCCCATGGCGCGACCTGGGAGTGGACATCGTCATAGAGTCCACAGGAGTCTTCCGAAGCCGCGACAAGGCGTCGAAGCACGTGACTGCTGGCGCGAAGAAGGTCATAATCACGGCTCCGGCCAAGAACGAGGACATCACGATAGTCATGGGCGTGAATGAGAAGAAATACGACCCCGCGAAGCACGTGTTCATTTCCAACGCCTCGTGTACGACCAACTGCCTTGCCCCTGTCGCCAAGGTGCTACTCGACAGCTTCGGGATCCGGCGAGGCCTGATGACCACCGTCCACTCCTACACCAATGACCAGAGGATACTGGACCTCGCCCACGATGACCTGAGGCGCGCCAGGGCGGCTGCCATGTCGATGATCCCGACTACCACAGGTGCTGCATCCGCGGTTGCCCTGGTTCTTCCAGAGCTCAAGGGAAAGCTCAACGGGTTCGCCCTCCGGGTGCCCACCCCGA encodes:
- the gap gene encoding type I glyceraldehyde-3-phosphate dehydrogenase; this translates as MAIKVGINGFGRIGRLVFRAAIGRPELDVVALNDLMDAETNAHLLKYDSVHGRYHGNVKAGDGHIEVDGKRVQVFAEKDPAMLPWRDLGVDIVIESTGVFRSRDKASKHVTAGAKKVIITAPAKNEDITIVMGVNEKKYDPAKHVFISNASCTTNCLAPVAKVLLDSFGIRRGLMTTVHSYTNDQRILDLAHDDLRRARAAAMSMIPTTTGAASAVALVLPELKGKLNGFALRVPTPNVSVVDLVADLNKTVTVEDVNGALRAAADGPLAGILAYTEEPLVSRDFNGDSHSSIVDGLSTMVMDGDMVKVVAWYDNEWAYSVRVVDLACYVARQM